The following proteins come from a genomic window of Trichoplusia ni isolate ovarian cell line Hi5 chromosome 16, tn1, whole genome shotgun sequence:
- the LOC113501762 gene encoding atlastin-like isoform X3, with amino-acid sequence MSSASAMGSAGRGVQVVTLGSGSERYQVDVEALRDILLRDDVRDRSVVVVSVAGAYRGGKSFILDFFLRYLNAPRSSQLAGDWLGKEDQPLEGFHWRGGCERDTTGIHLWSEPILATLERTGEKVAVLLMDTQGTFDTETTIAENSTIFALSTLISSVQIYNLSGNIKEDDLQHLQLFTEYGRLACDGDGKAFQTLMFLVRDWMSDYEHAHGFAGGKELLDRRLESRSNQKPQLREVREHIRSCFDEVKCFLMPHPGLDVGRKTFNGCVRDVTEKFRLALLELVPSLFDPSKLSPKLINGGRVRAKDLLDYFQRYVDIFNSDGMPEAVTIFKATADACLNAAVREARELYESRMEERCVRADVSVTRRALHDCHQQARAAALDLYSGKKKLGAPEDIDEHLNKLIKELEACLPLYTWTNDAKVRDTLANAKKAYEDTIGGVCEVQAFLCLHPLDLKSLNDEAVGVALTQFDSARDVAEVEEDDERTGLLLTLESLYEHLCNINAQNNRSAVMEAREQYVTSMKLRVDVAGTSSDRLAANHKRSQDAAAEHFLNKRNRPSNYGEDEYLESLTEEIECCFLDFEKQNMNSNRMAMQVAEYKYDNYISTAWGPQACCFHPRALKNLHAEAKQAAIRQFLASRTECENDDFGKKLEGILDDRYTELVRVNEFNNNQALEQAFNVYTTKMDKHSQPSLVSIFIAPFIVKLLAGLPLFHTKSRRAAISEFMSKRRGDDFGDDEYYDRLLSKIDAAYQNYRSPLLAIMRELGLPVEN; translated from the exons ATGTCGTCAGCATCAGCTATGGGTTCGGCCGGTCGTGGTGTGCAGGTGGTGACCCTGGGGTCGGGCTCGGAGCGCTACCAG GTAGACGTAGAGGCGCTGCGGGACATCCTCCTTCGAGATGACGTCCGCGACCGCTCGGTGGTCGTCGTCAGCGTTGCCGGCGCATACAGGGGCGGCAAGTCCTTCATCCTTGACTTCTTCTTACGATACCTAAACGCCCCG CGTTCAAGTCAGTTGGCTGGAGACTGGTTAGGTAAGGAGGACCAGCCCCTCGAAGGCTTCCACTGGCGAGGAGGTTGCGAGCGCGACACTACCGGCATCCATCTCTGGTCAGAACCTATTCTGGCCACTTTGGAGCGGACTGGAGAAAAG GTTGCAGTACTTCTGATGGACACTCAAGGCACGTTCGACACGGAGACCACCATCGCGGAGAACTCCACCATCTTCGCTCTCTCTACGCTCATCTCGTCCGTCCAGATCTACAACCTGTCCGGGAATATCAAGGAGGATGACCTACAACATTTACAG TTATTCACTGAATACGGTCGACTGGCGTGTGACGGTGACGGCAAGGCGTTCCAAACTCTGATGTTCCTCGTGCGCGACTGGATGAGCGACTACGAACATGCTCATGGTTTCGCTGGGGGAAAAGAACTGCTTGACAGAAGACTTGAG tccAGAAGCAACCAAAAGCCTCAATTGCGTGAGGTCCGGGAGCACATCCGCTCGTGCTTCGACGAGGTCAAGTGCTTCCTGATGCCGCACCCCGGCCTCGACGTCGGCAGGAAAACCTTCAACGGATGTGTACGTG ATGTCACAGAGAAATTCCGACTAGCCCTCCTGGAGTTAGTGCCTTCGCTGTTCGATCCCAGTAAACTATCACCAAAACTGATCAACGGTGGTCGAGTGCGGGCGAAGGACCTGCTCGACTACTTCCAAAGATACGTGGACATCTTCAACAGCGATGGAATGCCGGAGGCTGTCACCATTTTTAAG GCGACAGCAGACGCCTGCCTGAACGCGGCGGTACGCGAGGCTCGCGAGCTGTACGAGTCCCGCATGGAGGAGCGCTGCGTGCGCGCGGACGTCAGCGTGACGCGGCGCGCGCTGCACGACTGCCACCAGCAGGCCCGCGCCGCCGCACTCGACTTGTACAGCGGGAAGAAGAAGCTCGGAGCTCCAGAGGATATTGACGAACATCTCAATAAACTCATTAAG GAGCTGGAGGCTTGTCTCCCACTGTACACATGGACCAACGACGCAAAAGTTCGGGATACATTGGCGAACGCTAAGAAGGCTTACGAAGATACGATCGGTGGCGTGTGCGAGGTCCAGGCCTTCCTGTGCCTGCACCCGTTGGATCTGAAAAGTCTGAACGACGAAGCGGTCGGCGTAGCGCTCACGCAGTTCGACTCCGCGAGGGACGTGGCTGAGGTGGAAGAAGATGATGAACGAACTGGGCTATTGCTG ACGCTAGAAAGCCTGTACGAGCACCTATGCAACATCAACGCGCAGAACAACCGCTCGGCGGTGATGGAGGCCCGCGAGCAGTACGTGACGAGCATGAAGCTGCGCGTGGACGTGGCGGGGACCAGCAGCGACCGGCTCGCCGCCAACCACAAGCGGTCGCAGGACGCTGCCGCGGAACACTTCCTCAACAAGAGGAACAGGCCGTCGAACTACGGAGAGGATGAATATCTGGAGTCACTTACAGAA GAAATCGAATGCTGCTTCCTGGACTTCGAGAAGCAGAACATGAACAGCAACCGCATGGCGATGCAGGTCGCTGAGTACAAGTACGACAACTACATCTCGACGGCGTGGGGCCCGCAGGCCTGCTGCTTCCACCCTCGCGCTCTGAAGAATTTGCACGCCGAGGCCAAGCAGGCCGCTATCAGGCAGTTCCTGGCTAGCAGGACTGAATGCGAAAATGATGACTTCGGGAAAAAGCTTGAAGGA ATTCTGGACGACCGCTACACCGAACTGGTTCGAGTTAACGAGTTCAACAACAACCAAGCTTTGGAGCAGGCGTTCAATGTTTACACTACAAAAATGGACAAGCACAGCCAGCCGTCCCTGGTCTCCATCTTCATTGCTCCGTTTATTGTGAAGCTGTTGGCGGGACTGCCGCTGTTCCACACCAAGTCTCGGCGCGCAGCCATCAGCGAGTTCATGAGCAAGAGACGCGGGGATGATTTTGGTGATGACGAGTATTATGACCGACTGTTGAgc AAAATCGATGCCGCCTACCAAAACTACCGGAGTCCTCTACTTGCAATTATGCGTGAGCTTGGTTTGCCGgttgaaaactaa
- the LOC113501762 gene encoding atlastin-like isoform X2, whose protein sequence is MSSASAMGSAGRGVQVVTLGSGSERYQVDVEALRDILLRDDVRDRSVVVVSVAGAYRGGKSFILDFFLRYLNAPRSSQLAGDWLGKEDQPLEGFHWRGGCERDTTGIHLWSEPILATLERTGEKVAVLLMDTQGTFDTETTIAENSTIFALSTLISSVQIYNLSGNIKEDDLQHLQLFTEYGRLACDGDGKAFQTLMFLVRDWMSDYEHAHGFAGGKELLDRRLESRSNQKPQLREVREHIRSCFDEVKCFLMPHPGLDVGRKTFNGCVRDVTEKFRLALLELVPSLFDPSKLSPKLINGGRVRAKDLLDYFQRYVDIFNSDGMPEAVTIFKATADACLNAAVREARELYESRMEERCVRADVSVTRRALHDCHQQARAAALDLYSGKKKLGAPEDIDEHLNKLIKELEACLPLYTWTNDAKVRDTLANAKKAYEDTIGGVCEVQAFLCLHPLDLKSLNDEAVGVALTQFDSARDVAEVEEDDERTGLLLTLESLYEHLCNINAQNNRSAVMEAREQYVTSMKLRVDVAGTSSDRLAANHKRSQDAAAEHFLNKRNRPSNYGEDEYLESLTEEIECCFLDFEKQNMNSNRMAMQVAEYKYDNYISTAWGPQACCFHPRALKNLHAEAKQAAIRQFLASRTECENDDFGKKLEGILDDRYTELVRVNEFNNNQALEQAFNVYTTKMDKHSQPSLVSIFIAPFIVKLLAGLPLFHTKSRRAAISEFMSKRRGDDFGDDEYYDRLLSKIDAAYQNYRSPLLAIMRELGLPVEN, encoded by the exons ATGTCGTCAGCATCAGCTATGGGTTCGGCCGGTCGTGGTGTGCAGGTGGTGACCCTGGGGTCGGGCTCGGAGCGCTACCAGGTAGACGTAGAG GCGCTGCGGGACATCCTCCTTCGAGATGACGTCCGCGACCGCTCGGTGGTCGTCGTCAGCGTTGCCGGCGCATACAGGGGCGGCAAGTCCTTCATCCTTGACTTCTTCTTACGATACCTAAACGCCCCG CGTTCAAGTCAGTTGGCTGGAGACTGGTTAGGTAAGGAGGACCAGCCCCTCGAAGGCTTCCACTGGCGAGGAGGTTGCGAGCGCGACACTACCGGCATCCATCTCTGGTCAGAACCTATTCTGGCCACTTTGGAGCGGACTGGAGAAAAG GTTGCAGTACTTCTGATGGACACTCAAGGCACGTTCGACACGGAGACCACCATCGCGGAGAACTCCACCATCTTCGCTCTCTCTACGCTCATCTCGTCCGTCCAGATCTACAACCTGTCCGGGAATATCAAGGAGGATGACCTACAACATTTACAG TTATTCACTGAATACGGTCGACTGGCGTGTGACGGTGACGGCAAGGCGTTCCAAACTCTGATGTTCCTCGTGCGCGACTGGATGAGCGACTACGAACATGCTCATGGTTTCGCTGGGGGAAAAGAACTGCTTGACAGAAGACTTGAG tccAGAAGCAACCAAAAGCCTCAATTGCGTGAGGTCCGGGAGCACATCCGCTCGTGCTTCGACGAGGTCAAGTGCTTCCTGATGCCGCACCCCGGCCTCGACGTCGGCAGGAAAACCTTCAACGGATGTGTACGTG ATGTCACAGAGAAATTCCGACTAGCCCTCCTGGAGTTAGTGCCTTCGCTGTTCGATCCCAGTAAACTATCACCAAAACTGATCAACGGTGGTCGAGTGCGGGCGAAGGACCTGCTCGACTACTTCCAAAGATACGTGGACATCTTCAACAGCGATGGAATGCCGGAGGCTGTCACCATTTTTAAG GCGACAGCAGACGCCTGCCTGAACGCGGCGGTACGCGAGGCTCGCGAGCTGTACGAGTCCCGCATGGAGGAGCGCTGCGTGCGCGCGGACGTCAGCGTGACGCGGCGCGCGCTGCACGACTGCCACCAGCAGGCCCGCGCCGCCGCACTCGACTTGTACAGCGGGAAGAAGAAGCTCGGAGCTCCAGAGGATATTGACGAACATCTCAATAAACTCATTAAG GAGCTGGAGGCTTGTCTCCCACTGTACACATGGACCAACGACGCAAAAGTTCGGGATACATTGGCGAACGCTAAGAAGGCTTACGAAGATACGATCGGTGGCGTGTGCGAGGTCCAGGCCTTCCTGTGCCTGCACCCGTTGGATCTGAAAAGTCTGAACGACGAAGCGGTCGGCGTAGCGCTCACGCAGTTCGACTCCGCGAGGGACGTGGCTGAGGTGGAAGAAGATGATGAACGAACTGGGCTATTGCTG ACGCTAGAAAGCCTGTACGAGCACCTATGCAACATCAACGCGCAGAACAACCGCTCGGCGGTGATGGAGGCCCGCGAGCAGTACGTGACGAGCATGAAGCTGCGCGTGGACGTGGCGGGGACCAGCAGCGACCGGCTCGCCGCCAACCACAAGCGGTCGCAGGACGCTGCCGCGGAACACTTCCTCAACAAGAGGAACAGGCCGTCGAACTACGGAGAGGATGAATATCTGGAGTCACTTACAGAA GAAATCGAATGCTGCTTCCTGGACTTCGAGAAGCAGAACATGAACAGCAACCGCATGGCGATGCAGGTCGCTGAGTACAAGTACGACAACTACATCTCGACGGCGTGGGGCCCGCAGGCCTGCTGCTTCCACCCTCGCGCTCTGAAGAATTTGCACGCCGAGGCCAAGCAGGCCGCTATCAGGCAGTTCCTGGCTAGCAGGACTGAATGCGAAAATGATGACTTCGGGAAAAAGCTTGAAGGA ATTCTGGACGACCGCTACACCGAACTGGTTCGAGTTAACGAGTTCAACAACAACCAAGCTTTGGAGCAGGCGTTCAATGTTTACACTACAAAAATGGACAAGCACAGCCAGCCGTCCCTGGTCTCCATCTTCATTGCTCCGTTTATTGTGAAGCTGTTGGCGGGACTGCCGCTGTTCCACACCAAGTCTCGGCGCGCAGCCATCAGCGAGTTCATGAGCAAGAGACGCGGGGATGATTTTGGTGATGACGAGTATTATGACCGACTGTTGAgc AAAATCGATGCCGCCTACCAAAACTACCGGAGTCCTCTACTTGCAATTATGCGTGAGCTTGGTTTGCCGgttgaaaactaa
- the LOC113501762 gene encoding atlastin-like isoform X1: MSSASAMGSAGRGVQVVTLGSGSERYQVDVEALRDILLRDDVRDRSVVVVSVAGAYRGGKSFILDFFLRYLNAPRSSQLAGDWLGKEDQPLEGFHWRGGCERDTTGIHLWSEPILATLERTGEKVAVLLMDTQGTFDTETTIAENSTIFALSTLISSVQIYNLSGNIKEDDLQHLQLFTEYGRLACDGDGKAFQTLMFLVRDWMSDYEHAHGFAGGKELLDRRLESRSNQKPQLREVREHIRSCFDEVKCFLMPHPGLDVGRKTFNGCVRDVTEKFRLALLELVPSLFDPSKLSPKLINGGRVRAKDLLDYFQRYVDIFNSDGMPEAVTIFKATADACLNAAVREARELYESRMEERCVRADVSVTRRALHDCHQQARAAALDLYSGKKKLGAPEDIDEHLNKLIKELEACLPLYTWTNDAKVRDTLANAKKAYEDTIGGVCEVQAFLCLHPLDLKSLNDEAVGVALTQFDSARDVAEVEEDDERTGLLLTLESLYEHLCNINAQNNRSAVMEAREQYVTSMKLRVDVAGTSSDRLAANHKRSQDAAAEHFLNKRNRPSNYGEDEYLESLTEEIECCFLDFEKQNMNSNRMAMQVAEYKYDNYISTAWGPQACCFHPRALKNLHAEAKQAAIRQFLASRTECENDDFGKKLEGILDDRYTELVRVNEFNNNQALEQAFNVYTTKMDKHSQPSLVSIFIAPFIVKLLAGLPLFHTKSRRAAISEFMSKRRGDDFGDDEYYDRLLSKIDAAYQNYRSPLLAIMRELGLPVEN; encoded by the exons ATGTCGTCAGCATCAGCTATGGGTTCGGCCGGTCGTGGTGTGCAGGTGGTGACCCTGGGGTCGGGCTCGGAGCGCTACCAGGTAGACGTAGAGGCGCTGCGGGACATCCTCCTTCGAGATGACGTCCGCGACCGCTCGGTGGTCGTCGTCAGCGTTGCCGGCGCATACAGGGGCGGCAAGTCCTTCATCCTTGACTTCTTCTTACGATACCTAAACGCCCCG CGTTCAAGTCAGTTGGCTGGAGACTGGTTAGGTAAGGAGGACCAGCCCCTCGAAGGCTTCCACTGGCGAGGAGGTTGCGAGCGCGACACTACCGGCATCCATCTCTGGTCAGAACCTATTCTGGCCACTTTGGAGCGGACTGGAGAAAAG GTTGCAGTACTTCTGATGGACACTCAAGGCACGTTCGACACGGAGACCACCATCGCGGAGAACTCCACCATCTTCGCTCTCTCTACGCTCATCTCGTCCGTCCAGATCTACAACCTGTCCGGGAATATCAAGGAGGATGACCTACAACATTTACAG TTATTCACTGAATACGGTCGACTGGCGTGTGACGGTGACGGCAAGGCGTTCCAAACTCTGATGTTCCTCGTGCGCGACTGGATGAGCGACTACGAACATGCTCATGGTTTCGCTGGGGGAAAAGAACTGCTTGACAGAAGACTTGAG tccAGAAGCAACCAAAAGCCTCAATTGCGTGAGGTCCGGGAGCACATCCGCTCGTGCTTCGACGAGGTCAAGTGCTTCCTGATGCCGCACCCCGGCCTCGACGTCGGCAGGAAAACCTTCAACGGATGTGTACGTG ATGTCACAGAGAAATTCCGACTAGCCCTCCTGGAGTTAGTGCCTTCGCTGTTCGATCCCAGTAAACTATCACCAAAACTGATCAACGGTGGTCGAGTGCGGGCGAAGGACCTGCTCGACTACTTCCAAAGATACGTGGACATCTTCAACAGCGATGGAATGCCGGAGGCTGTCACCATTTTTAAG GCGACAGCAGACGCCTGCCTGAACGCGGCGGTACGCGAGGCTCGCGAGCTGTACGAGTCCCGCATGGAGGAGCGCTGCGTGCGCGCGGACGTCAGCGTGACGCGGCGCGCGCTGCACGACTGCCACCAGCAGGCCCGCGCCGCCGCACTCGACTTGTACAGCGGGAAGAAGAAGCTCGGAGCTCCAGAGGATATTGACGAACATCTCAATAAACTCATTAAG GAGCTGGAGGCTTGTCTCCCACTGTACACATGGACCAACGACGCAAAAGTTCGGGATACATTGGCGAACGCTAAGAAGGCTTACGAAGATACGATCGGTGGCGTGTGCGAGGTCCAGGCCTTCCTGTGCCTGCACCCGTTGGATCTGAAAAGTCTGAACGACGAAGCGGTCGGCGTAGCGCTCACGCAGTTCGACTCCGCGAGGGACGTGGCTGAGGTGGAAGAAGATGATGAACGAACTGGGCTATTGCTG ACGCTAGAAAGCCTGTACGAGCACCTATGCAACATCAACGCGCAGAACAACCGCTCGGCGGTGATGGAGGCCCGCGAGCAGTACGTGACGAGCATGAAGCTGCGCGTGGACGTGGCGGGGACCAGCAGCGACCGGCTCGCCGCCAACCACAAGCGGTCGCAGGACGCTGCCGCGGAACACTTCCTCAACAAGAGGAACAGGCCGTCGAACTACGGAGAGGATGAATATCTGGAGTCACTTACAGAA GAAATCGAATGCTGCTTCCTGGACTTCGAGAAGCAGAACATGAACAGCAACCGCATGGCGATGCAGGTCGCTGAGTACAAGTACGACAACTACATCTCGACGGCGTGGGGCCCGCAGGCCTGCTGCTTCCACCCTCGCGCTCTGAAGAATTTGCACGCCGAGGCCAAGCAGGCCGCTATCAGGCAGTTCCTGGCTAGCAGGACTGAATGCGAAAATGATGACTTCGGGAAAAAGCTTGAAGGA ATTCTGGACGACCGCTACACCGAACTGGTTCGAGTTAACGAGTTCAACAACAACCAAGCTTTGGAGCAGGCGTTCAATGTTTACACTACAAAAATGGACAAGCACAGCCAGCCGTCCCTGGTCTCCATCTTCATTGCTCCGTTTATTGTGAAGCTGTTGGCGGGACTGCCGCTGTTCCACACCAAGTCTCGGCGCGCAGCCATCAGCGAGTTCATGAGCAAGAGACGCGGGGATGATTTTGGTGATGACGAGTATTATGACCGACTGTTGAgc AAAATCGATGCCGCCTACCAAAACTACCGGAGTCCTCTACTTGCAATTATGCGTGAGCTTGGTTTGCCGgttgaaaactaa